Proteins from a single region of Psychrobacter cryohalolentis K5:
- a CDS encoding type I restriction endonuclease subunit R codes for MKFTEDRLEQAIIELLSAEGYPHTLGEALDRNLDDVLIKSDLRQFLATRYKDDLITEYEIDSIIHKLEYLPASDLYDTNKAIMKFVADGFFLKREDYTQKDLYIQLIDYEALDNNRYRIVNQMEIQGFEWRIPDGILYINGLPLVVFEFKSSIREDATMFDAYTQLTTRYKRDIPELFKYNALCIISDGVNSKMGSFFAPYEFYYSWRKVTGDEKLEKDGIHSLLTMMSGLFDKARLLDVIRNFIYVPDKSSKEEKIVCRYPQYYAATKLYDNIKQHMKQLDSHGNLIDDNGLRDGKGGTYFGATGCGKSFTMLFLARLLMRDVELGSPTIILITDRTDLDGQLSETFTNAKTYIGDDNIISVESRAHLREQLKGRRSGGVFLTTIHKFTEDLALLTERTNVICISDEAHRSQINLQQKITVTEDGVKKSYGFAKYLHDSLPNATYVGFTGTPIDATLDVFGPVIDSYTMVESVFDEITVRIVYEGRAAKVLLDSKQLDEVEKYYQESADAGTNEYQIEKSKKAMASMSTILGDPDRIRAIAEDFVQHYEARVEEGTTQKGKAMFVCSSREAAYQLYKDIIALRPEWNEVRACEEGSTLSESDKKNVMPMERVKMIITRNKDDEKGMWDNLGNKDYRKELDRQFKNSKSNFKIAIVVDMWLTGFDVPFLDTIYIDKPLQKHSLIQTISRVNRKFEGKESGLVVDYIGIKKQMNLALSYYTGGQVQNLDDIQKSVVVVKDHLDLLDTVYHKFDSSLYFNGTPLKQLNCLNAAADFALQSKKLEKRFMDLAKRLKSAYDICVGSEALTKTYKDKIHYYLAIRTIIFKITTGGAPDVEQMNQKVRDLVKDALMSDGVEEIFKLGDNTDGEIDIFDEDYLAKLEVIKQPNTKLELLQQLLAKAIGELKKTNKVKGVDFSKKMNALVEKYNDRDEQDILRAEVIGDFSDEIIKLYNELRVEMASFGEMGIDFEEKAFYDILLSLAHKYDFTYPEDKLVELSKEVKKLIDDKAKYIDWNKRDDIKAELQFDLMILLDEWDYPPVDSKEVYKEIFEQAENFKKNRVV; via the coding sequence TTGAAATTCACCGAAGACAGGCTTGAACAAGCCATTATCGAGCTACTATCTGCTGAGGGCTATCCACATACGCTAGGTGAAGCACTCGACCGTAATCTTGACGATGTGCTGATTAAGTCTGATCTTCGACAGTTTCTAGCGACCCGTTATAAAGATGACTTGATTACAGAGTATGAGATTGATTCTATCATTCATAAGCTTGAATACCTTCCTGCCTCCGACCTTTACGATACCAACAAAGCCATTATGAAGTTTGTCGCTGATGGGTTTTTCTTGAAGCGTGAGGACTATACCCAAAAAGACTTATACATCCAGCTCATTGATTATGAAGCACTCGATAACAATCGCTACCGCATCGTCAATCAAATGGAGATACAAGGCTTTGAGTGGCGTATTCCTGATGGCATTCTTTATATCAATGGCCTACCACTGGTGGTGTTTGAGTTTAAGAGCAGCATCCGCGAAGATGCCACTATGTTTGATGCCTATACCCAGCTGACCACTCGCTATAAGCGCGATATTCCAGAGCTGTTTAAATACAATGCCCTATGTATCATTAGCGATGGGGTCAACTCAAAGATGGGATCGTTCTTTGCGCCTTATGAGTTCTACTACTCTTGGCGCAAAGTGACAGGCGATGAGAAGTTAGAGAAAGACGGTATCCATTCCTTACTGACCATGATGAGCGGCTTATTTGATAAAGCTCGTTTGCTTGATGTTATTCGCAATTTTATTTATGTACCTGATAAATCAAGCAAGGAAGAAAAAATCGTTTGTCGTTATCCGCAGTATTATGCTGCCACCAAGCTATACGACAATATTAAGCAGCACATGAAGCAGCTCGATAGTCATGGCAACTTAATTGACGATAATGGCTTACGTGACGGTAAAGGTGGTACGTACTTTGGCGCCACTGGCTGTGGTAAGAGTTTTACCATGCTGTTTCTAGCACGTCTGCTGATGCGCGACGTTGAGCTTGGCAGTCCAACCATTATCTTAATCACTGATCGCACCGATTTAGACGGTCAGCTGTCTGAAACCTTTACCAATGCTAAGACCTATATCGGCGATGACAATATCATCAGTGTCGAAAGTAGAGCGCATCTGCGCGAACAGTTAAAAGGTCGCAGAAGTGGCGGTGTGTTCTTGACCACCATTCATAAGTTTACCGAAGACTTAGCCCTACTGACCGAGCGTACCAACGTCATCTGTATCTCAGATGAAGCGCACCGTAGCCAAATCAATCTACAGCAAAAAATTACCGTCACCGAAGACGGTGTCAAAAAGAGCTACGGCTTCGCTAAGTACCTACATGATTCATTACCCAATGCTACTTACGTCGGCTTCACAGGTACACCAATTGATGCCACCCTTGATGTCTTCGGTCCAGTCATTGATAGCTATACCATGGTTGAGTCGGTATTCGATGAAATCACGGTACGTATCGTCTATGAAGGCCGTGCTGCCAAAGTACTACTCGATAGTAAGCAGCTTGATGAAGTAGAGAAATACTATCAAGAAAGTGCTGACGCTGGCACCAATGAGTATCAGATAGAGAAAAGCAAAAAAGCCATGGCGAGTATGTCCACCATTCTTGGTGACCCTGATCGCATAAGAGCCATTGCTGAAGACTTTGTTCAGCATTATGAGGCGCGAGTAGAAGAGGGTACGACGCAAAAAGGCAAGGCAATGTTTGTCTGTAGCAGCCGTGAAGCTGCCTATCAGCTCTATAAAGACATCATAGCGCTGCGTCCTGAATGGAATGAAGTGCGAGCATGCGAGGAAGGCTCAACCTTGTCAGAGAGCGACAAGAAAAATGTCATGCCCATGGAGCGCGTCAAGATGATCATAACTCGTAACAAAGATGATGAAAAAGGCATGTGGGACAATCTGGGTAACAAAGACTACCGCAAAGAGCTAGATCGTCAGTTTAAAAATAGCAAGTCTAACTTTAAGATCGCCATCGTCGTTGATATGTGGCTCACAGGCTTTGATGTACCGTTTCTAGATACCATCTATATAGATAAACCCCTACAAAAGCATAGCCTGATTCAGACCATCTCACGGGTCAATCGTAAGTTTGAAGGCAAAGAAAGCGGCTTGGTGGTTGATTATATCGGCATCAAAAAGCAGATGAATCTGGCGCTCTCGTATTACACAGGCGGTCAGGTTCAAAACCTAGACGATATTCAAAAGTCAGTCGTGGTGGTCAAAGACCATTTGGATCTACTAGATACCGTCTATCATAAGTTTGACTCTAGTCTTTACTTTAACGGCACGCCATTAAAGCAGCTCAATTGCTTGAATGCAGCGGCTGACTTTGCGTTGCAATCTAAGAAGCTAGAAAAGCGTTTTATGGATTTGGCCAAGCGTTTGAAGTCTGCTTATGATATTTGCGTGGGCAGTGAAGCGCTCACCAAGACTTATAAAGACAAGATTCATTACTACCTAGCCATTCGTACCATCATCTTTAAAATCACTACTGGCGGCGCACCTGACGTCGAGCAGATGAACCAAAAGGTACGTGACCTAGTGAAAGACGCACTGATGAGTGATGGCGTTGAAGAGATCTTTAAGCTGGGTGATAACACCGACGGTGAGATCGATATCTTCGATGAAGACTACCTGGCCAAGCTTGAAGTGATTAAACAGCCGAATACCAAGCTAGAGCTACTACAACAACTACTGGCTAAAGCCATTGGTGAGCTGAAAAAGACCAACAAGGTAAAGGGTGTTGATTTCAGTAAGAAAATGAATGCGCTCGTTGAGAAGTATAACGACCGTGACGAGCAAGACATACTACGCGCTGAAGTCATTGGTGATTTCTCTGATGAGATCATCAAGCTATATAACGAGCTACGGGTTGAGATGGCATCGTTTGGTGAAATGGGTATCGACTTTGAAGAAAAAGCGTTTTACGACATTCTGCTGTCACTGGCGCATAAATACGATTTTACTTATCCAGAAGATAAGCTGGTTGAGCTGTCCAAAGAGGTTAAAAAGCTCATCGATGATAAAGCTAAGTATATTGACTGGAATAAGCGCGATGATATCAAAGCGGAACTACAGTTTGATTTGATGATATTGCTTGATGAATGGGATTATCCACCTGTTGATTCAAAAGAGGTCTATAAAGAGATATTTGAGCAGGCTGAGAACTTTAAGAAGAATAGAGTGGTTTAG
- a CDS encoding AAA family ATPase: MLKNEYLRFMNTIKLTAAPNVSKMANLILANFDELALLGTHQGQRVRKIVELTVTSWNQLSDEISQSPKGSSKANPLIKRIVSVEVGPFRGFAKEEVLILDSNIVLIYGPNGTGKTSFCEALEYGLLGSVAEADNKRFKNQDKYFENAHTESFTRPILLGRNDQDEEIEIEFDQELYQFCFIERNRIDSFSRIAAQLPAKQTELTSTLFGLDAFNDFVKGFSLAIDQKYIDLVGKKAEELRVKERETDIHVRNRHQYLADLQKIKEDENSLARTYKDGYTFLQMDDELNGKQGSSGEISRIEAELQKPITSKSNLNLDSMNSVRREIRNAYSRIMINNQELIDNSTQISYKRLYESVRVLQDESADKCPACETPINLSTRNPFANAILELEKLEHLARIQDEIHLEKKTLSDSLVKLNSIITVCDNYSDNDFLKEYLKENSSELDIEWFHSLENSNSSAHAPIVLIERIIKNQMLEDSKITQKLEEKRINNNGLEKIRAISNQIIKLKVNKENINEQLKKADDFIAKFEKDNAELIEDVNSEKEVIANNILIAESYNLLIISLNDYKNNLPIDLVADLGDMTTKLYNAFNRYDQPEEMIGRIDLPLAQDEKLLISFQTTPAKKHDALHVLSEGHIRCLGLAILLAKNIKNNCPLIIFDDPVNSIDDEHRKAIRETLFKDSFFKDKQVILACHGEEFFKDIHQTIGKKAAEETESYIFLRQKGENHIQVTSKHRPKNYILAASELYFNGEYKDALMSSRRALEYLCDKAWWHYSNNCHIRDPAISVVRRNPKAPWDLNALAANICSKIKKAKVDVPNKDEIIISLDLLLGLGKDEGGLHWAYLNKGTHEEEDREEFDHITVKEIIESLERIDSSLL; this comes from the coding sequence ATGCTTAAAAACGAATACTTACGCTTTATGAACACTATAAAACTAACTGCAGCGCCAAATGTATCAAAGATGGCTAATTTAATTCTCGCTAATTTTGATGAGTTGGCGTTATTGGGCACGCATCAAGGTCAGCGAGTAAGAAAAATAGTAGAGCTAACAGTTACAAGCTGGAATCAGTTATCCGATGAAATCTCACAATCACCAAAAGGTAGTTCTAAAGCTAATCCACTTATAAAGAGAATAGTTTCTGTAGAAGTGGGTCCATTTCGGGGTTTTGCTAAAGAAGAGGTATTGATTCTTGATAGCAATATAGTTCTTATATACGGTCCTAATGGGACTGGGAAAACGAGTTTCTGCGAAGCATTAGAATATGGGTTACTTGGAAGTGTTGCTGAGGCTGATAACAAGAGATTTAAAAATCAAGATAAATACTTTGAAAATGCCCATACAGAAAGCTTTACTCGTCCCATTCTTTTAGGTCGTAATGATCAAGACGAAGAAATAGAAATAGAATTTGACCAAGAGCTTTACCAGTTTTGTTTTATTGAAAGAAATCGTATTGATAGCTTCTCACGTATAGCAGCTCAGCTACCAGCTAAGCAAACAGAGCTTACCTCAACCTTATTTGGTCTTGATGCATTTAACGATTTTGTAAAAGGTTTTTCATTAGCAATTGATCAGAAATATATAGACTTGGTTGGGAAAAAAGCAGAGGAATTGAGAGTTAAAGAGCGAGAAACTGACATTCATGTTAGAAATAGACATCAGTATCTGGCTGATCTACAAAAAATAAAAGAAGATGAGAATAGCCTAGCTAGAACATATAAAGACGGTTATACCTTTTTGCAGATGGATGATGAGCTTAATGGAAAACAGGGTAGTAGTGGGGAAATAAGTCGTATCGAAGCAGAGCTTCAAAAGCCTATAACATCTAAATCTAACCTGAACCTAGACTCTATGAATAGCGTTCGACGAGAAATTAGAAATGCTTACTCTAGAATTATGATAAATAATCAGGAGTTAATAGACAACTCAACACAAATTTCATATAAAAGGTTGTATGAATCAGTACGTGTATTGCAAGATGAAAGCGCTGATAAGTGTCCTGCTTGTGAGACTCCAATAAATTTATCGACTAGAAATCCCTTTGCTAATGCCATTCTAGAGCTAGAAAAATTAGAGCACCTTGCCAGAATTCAAGATGAAATACATCTTGAAAAAAAGACACTTAGCGATTCACTAGTAAAGTTAAATAGTATTATTACAGTTTGTGATAACTATTCCGATAATGATTTTTTAAAAGAATATTTAAAGGAAAATTCTTCAGAATTAGATATTGAATGGTTTCATAGCTTAGAAAATTCCAACTCTAGTGCTCATGCACCAATAGTCTTAATAGAAAGAATAATAAAGAATCAAATGTTAGAAGATTCAAAGATCACTCAGAAATTAGAAGAAAAACGAATAAATAACAACGGTTTAGAGAAAATAAGGGCTATATCCAATCAAATAATAAAACTTAAAGTGAATAAAGAAAATATTAATGAGCAACTAAAAAAAGCTGATGATTTTATAGCTAAATTTGAAAAAGATAATGCTGAATTAATCGAAGATGTTAACTCAGAAAAAGAAGTGATAGCTAATAATATTCTGATTGCTGAATCTTACAACTTATTGATTATATCTCTAAATGATTATAAGAATAACTTACCTATTGATTTAGTTGCAGATTTGGGTGACATGACTACTAAATTATATAATGCCTTTAATAGATACGATCAGCCTGAGGAGATGATCGGGAGGATAGATTTACCACTTGCACAAGATGAAAAATTATTAATATCTTTCCAAACAACACCTGCTAAGAAACATGATGCATTACATGTACTAAGCGAAGGACATATTAGGTGTTTAGGTTTAGCCATCTTACTCGCAAAAAATATTAAAAATAATTGCCCTTTGATTATATTTGATGATCCTGTAAATTCTATAGATGATGAACATCGGAAGGCTATTCGTGAGACATTATTTAAAGATAGTTTTTTCAAAGATAAACAAGTTATTTTAGCGTGCCATGGCGAAGAGTTTTTCAAAGATATACATCAGACTATTGGAAAAAAAGCTGCAGAAGAAACTGAATCATATATTTTCTTACGTCAAAAAGGTGAAAATCATATACAAGTCACCTCTAAACATCGTCCTAAAAATTATATTCTAGCAGCATCGGAGTTATACTTTAATGGTGAGTATAAGGATGCCTTAATGTCATCGCGTCGTGCTTTGGAATACTTATGTGACAAAGCATGGTGGCACTACAGCAACAATTGTCATATAAGGGATCCGGCTATCAGTGTCGTTAGACGAAACCCTAAAGCACCTTGGGATTTAAACGCATTAGCTGCAAATATATGTTCTAAAATTAAAAAAGCTAAAGTAGATGTTCCAAATAAAGATGAAATAATTATAAGTCTCGACTTACTGCTTGGTCTGGGTAAGGATGAAGGTGGTTTACATTGGGCTTATCTAAACAAAGGTACTCATGAAGAAGAGGATCGTGAAGAATTTGATCACATTACTGTAAAAGAAATAATTGAATCATTAGAAAGAATAGATTCCTCTTTACTGTAG
- a CDS encoding site-specific integrase: protein MTINRTVYTNIKFDPRNTFTPQQITVIKKLNIPTALLFKTASEFDDKYINTKKDKWTFTFSGQKASVQFIGGKHEVLLKKYILACFVSKNSPIGLSHLNNILTLFFSFNIKSSSISYSKSMDFMKRTTNSREFYFFLFFIKTLCRIDFPEFDIDNLEDLEFIPRPINNSWSNYQNIDAVLKDHDKNLIIKGIHELSFRITSNSSDKVPIGELQDSAVLGLCYVCGIRPVQLARLAVGDINLDSKSKRSNLMRYSIAIPYAKQQKLILDKILIAIPPELARIMLEYELRTQRNKGDQLFNIGSNAIIFVNEAINRQMVRFAPLETRKAIESNNMVQPHYTSSDFRHNVGHSLAMTGASAEEVAHIMGHNSLVAAKHYILATPELALVREKSLGNNPVWQNMISMLLTGAIVSKSEWQGNQVSGIVHNTLYSELGGCNRSYDECPFSEVRSCYGCLYFNPFKEGNHNSVLQSVEREHLDLIELSDSVGNSKNPLIQVYEATSQEIKSVIARCKSIAINPNAITLTNVE, encoded by the coding sequence ATGACTATTAATAGGACTGTTTACACTAATATTAAATTTGACCCTAGAAATACATTTACACCTCAGCAAATTACAGTTATTAAAAAATTAAATATACCCACTGCCCTATTATTTAAAACGGCATCTGAGTTTGATGATAAATATATAAATACAAAAAAAGATAAATGGACGTTTACTTTTTCTGGTCAAAAAGCCTCGGTTCAGTTCATAGGTGGTAAACATGAGGTTTTGCTAAAAAAATATATACTAGCTTGTTTCGTAAGTAAGAACTCACCAATAGGCCTGAGTCATCTTAATAATATTTTAACCTTATTTTTCTCGTTTAACATAAAGTCAAGCTCCATATCCTATTCAAAATCTATGGATTTTATGAAGAGAACTACTAACAGTAGAGAGTTTTACTTTTTCTTATTCTTTATTAAAACTCTTTGTAGAATTGATTTTCCGGAGTTCGATATTGATAATCTAGAAGATCTAGAGTTTATACCGAGACCAATTAATAACTCATGGAGTAATTATCAAAATATTGATGCAGTTCTAAAAGATCATGATAAAAACCTTATAATTAAAGGCATACATGAATTATCTTTTCGTATTACAAGTAATAGCTCAGATAAAGTGCCAATTGGTGAATTACAAGACAGTGCTGTATTAGGCCTATGTTATGTTTGTGGTATCCGACCTGTACAGTTAGCTAGACTAGCCGTCGGAGACATTAATTTAGACTCCAAATCAAAAAGAAGCAACCTAATGCGTTACAGCATAGCGATACCTTATGCAAAACAGCAAAAACTCATACTTGATAAGATCCTAATTGCCATTCCACCTGAGTTAGCCAGAATTATGTTGGAATATGAACTTAGGACTCAGAGAAATAAAGGAGACCAGTTGTTCAATATTGGTAGCAATGCCATTATATTTGTTAATGAAGCTATTAACAGACAAATGGTGAGGTTCGCACCTCTGGAAACTCGTAAAGCTATTGAAAGTAATAATATGGTACAGCCTCATTACACCTCTTCTGATTTCCGTCACAATGTAGGACACTCTTTGGCAATGACAGGAGCAAGTGCAGAAGAAGTTGCTCATATAATGGGACACAACTCTTTAGTGGCCGCTAAGCATTATATTTTGGCAACACCAGAACTAGCTTTAGTTCGAGAAAAATCTTTAGGGAATAACCCTGTATGGCAAAATATGATCTCAATGCTATTAACTGGTGCCATTGTCTCAAAATCTGAATGGCAAGGTAATCAGGTTAGTGGGATTGTGCACAATACCCTTTACTCAGAACTAGGCGGTTGTAATCGTTCATATGATGAATGCCCCTTCTCTGAAGTTCGATCATGTTACGGGTGTTTATATTTTAACCCCTTCAAAGAAGGTAATCATAATTCAGTATTGCAAAGTGTAGAAAGAGAGCATCTTGACTTAATAGAGTTATCTGACTCAGTCGGTAACTCTAAAAATCCGTTAATTCAAGTATATGAAGCAACTAGCCAAGAAATTAAATCAGTTATCGCACGATGTAAAAGCATTGCAATAAATCCAAATGCTATTACGTTAACTAATGTGGAGTGA
- a CDS encoding site-specific integrase: MFELFRIAVGNDNNVLILFDEQTKMPLFYPLMYSIDRLNLRSVSTQESTLRAIKFFYNFWHQKFDSTFCYSFNQSNHDPSIAINELDDFFHYLNGGHIYSPNLISLEHSSVSNIFTNAERVRAFARFIKYISIKYVNSYHYKESPKEILRHQNRLLVSLKSNTDNYKKISKSRITTEVNSHQGFDSLTDEMVNMLYKIIMPSSSKKINPLNPFRILENQIRNFVIVRILLNYGLRVSELMLLENSSIKTSKDGSSFYLIITTMSDNSKDNRYRKPSIKTKDSIRSIAIDKTDYQCLLQYISKVRPNSKENNQLIFTTLRQPYKPLSYDAIYLIFKKIDEALTTHFPQFTDSQYLGCMKKITPHTARHTWAYSMLKNTYNKKYNEIIRLSGRSNIDFTNNGIMEDAKDELRMLAGWHANSIMPDLYAKRFISENANKENLRRIHTLNNTIESDFYFEDTSNDY; the protein is encoded by the coding sequence ATGTTTGAACTATTTAGGATTGCCGTAGGCAACGACAATAATGTATTAATCTTATTCGATGAACAGACAAAAATGCCTCTGTTCTACCCTTTGATGTATTCAATAGACAGGCTTAATCTGAGATCAGTATCTACCCAAGAATCTACTTTGCGAGCAATCAAATTCTTTTATAATTTTTGGCATCAAAAGTTTGATAGTACATTCTGCTATAGCTTCAATCAGTCAAATCACGACCCCTCAATTGCAATCAATGAGCTTGACGACTTTTTCCATTATCTTAATGGCGGCCACATTTACTCACCAAATCTAATTTCGCTAGAACATAGCTCTGTTTCAAATATTTTTACCAACGCAGAGCGTGTCCGTGCATTTGCACGCTTTATTAAGTATATATCTATTAAATACGTTAATTCCTATCATTACAAAGAAAGCCCTAAAGAAATATTAAGGCATCAAAATAGACTTCTAGTTTCCTTAAAGTCTAATACTGATAATTATAAGAAGATTTCAAAAAGTAGAATTACGACTGAGGTCAATAGCCATCAAGGGTTCGATAGCCTTACAGATGAGATGGTAAATATGTTGTATAAAATAATAATGCCTAGTTCATCTAAAAAAATTAATCCATTAAACCCCTTCAGAATTCTTGAAAATCAAATACGTAACTTTGTTATTGTACGTATTTTATTAAATTACGGCTTACGTGTATCTGAACTAATGCTCCTCGAGAACTCCTCTATCAAGACCAGTAAAGACGGTAGCAGCTTTTACTTAATTATCACTACGATGTCTGATAATTCAAAAGATAATAGATACCGTAAACCTTCAATTAAAACTAAGGACTCCATCAGGTCTATAGCTATAGATAAGACAGATTATCAATGTTTACTACAATATATTAGTAAAGTAAGACCTAACTCTAAAGAAAATAATCAGCTTATTTTCACGACACTTAGACAGCCTTATAAGCCTTTATCATATGATGCTATTTATCTAATATTCAAAAAAATTGATGAGGCCCTTACTACTCACTTTCCACAATTCACAGACTCTCAATATTTAGGTTGTATGAAAAAGATTACCCCTCATACGGCTCGACACACATGGGCTTACTCAATGCTAAAAAATACTTACAACAAAAAATATAATGAGATTATAAGGCTTTCAGGGCGATCCAATATTGATTTTACTAACAATGGAATTATGGAAGATGCTAAGGATGAGCTTCGAATGCTTGCCGGTTGGCATGCTAATAGCATAATGCCAGATTTATATGCAAAACGATTTATTTCCGAAAATGCTAATAAGGAAAACTTAAGAAGAATCCATACATTAAACAACACAATTGAATCAGATTTTTATTTTGAGGATACGTCAAATGACTATTAA
- a CDS encoding zinc-dependent peptidase, whose product MFSMIKDWREQRILDNSEFTHADWMQAAKRIVILDRLNEDELTRLFELATLFLADKSITGAQGFEITDAVKQSIALQACLPILKLSLEWYAGWSAIIIYPGSYKSETTTVDELGIVHEGSQHRSGEAWLRGPVILSWKDAKHSGERDGHNVVIHEFVHKLDMLNGRANGFPPLQPDMDPARWTEIMSRDFENFQSHHKSGLDRYGATNPAEFFAVLSEVFFETPQKLIDAYPDIYEIMVKFFRQTPLEPRP is encoded by the coding sequence ATGTTTAGCATGATAAAAGACTGGCGCGAGCAGCGCATATTGGACAACAGCGAGTTTACCCATGCTGACTGGATGCAAGCGGCCAAGCGGATTGTGATACTTGATAGGTTGAACGAAGATGAGCTAACACGCTTGTTTGAGCTGGCGACGTTGTTTTTAGCGGATAAGTCGATTACTGGCGCGCAGGGTTTCGAGATTACCGATGCGGTCAAGCAATCTATCGCCTTGCAAGCTTGTCTGCCTATTTTAAAGCTAAGCCTTGAATGGTACGCTGGCTGGTCGGCCATTATTATTTATCCGGGTTCTTACAAAAGCGAAACCACCACCGTAGATGAATTGGGTATCGTCCATGAGGGCAGTCAGCACCGTAGCGGCGAAGCGTGGCTGCGTGGTCCTGTTATTCTGTCATGGAAGGACGCCAAACACTCAGGCGAGCGCGATGGTCATAATGTCGTCATTCATGAGTTTGTGCATAAACTTGATATGCTAAATGGTCGCGCTAATGGCTTTCCGCCGCTACAACCGGATATGGATCCTGCGCGCTGGACTGAAATTATGAGCCGCGACTTTGAAAATTTTCAAAGTCATCATAAATCAGGTCTCGATCGCTATGGCGCGACCAATCCTGCGGAATTTTTTGCGGTGCTCAGCGAAGTGTTCTTTGAAACGCCGCAAAAGCTGATTGATGCTTATCCTGATATTTACGAGATAATGGTGAAGTTTTTTCGGCAAACGCCACTTGAGCCAAGACCGTAA
- the rhuM gene encoding RhuM family protein has translation MTDATNAKTAKVEIYESADGKAQIEIRLEHDTLWLSQAQLATLFEKDSDTIGLHLKNIYKEGELDLEATTEQSSVVRQEGNRQVRRNIRFYNLDAIISVGYRVNSKKGTQFRIWATQRLREYLVQGYTLNQERFDKNSSELQQALNLIKKTAQSPELKTDEGRGLVEIISRYTQTFLWLQRYDEGLLDNPAGQEGGILPSPTEAMAALTDLKAQLIARGEATELFAKPRGDGLDSVLGNLEQTVFGEPAYPTIESKAAHLLYFMVKNHPFTDGNKRSGAFLFVDFLHRNNRLLNDKGDMVINNTGLAALTLLVAESDPNQKETLIKLIMNMLSLES, from the coding sequence ATGACTGATGCTACGAATGCTAAAACAGCAAAAGTAGAGATTTATGAAAGCGCCGATGGAAAGGCGCAGATAGAGATACGTTTAGAGCACGATACTCTATGGCTCTCGCAAGCCCAATTGGCGACGCTGTTTGAAAAAGACTCTGATACCATAGGATTGCATCTAAAGAATATTTATAAAGAAGGTGAGTTAGACCTAGAAGCAACTACCGAGCAATCCTCGGTAGTTCGTCAAGAGGGAAATCGACAGGTTCGACGTAACATTCGCTTTTACAATCTAGATGCTATTATTTCTGTGGGTTATCGGGTTAATTCCAAAAAAGGTACTCAGTTCCGTATATGGGCAACCCAGCGCTTACGTGAATACTTGGTCCAAGGCTATACGCTCAACCAAGAGCGCTTTGATAAAAACTCAAGCGAGCTACAACAAGCATTAAATTTAATCAAAAAGACTGCGCAAAGTCCCGAGCTTAAAACCGATGAAGGACGCGGTTTGGTTGAAATTATCAGTCGTTATACACAGACATTCTTATGGTTACAGCGCTATGATGAAGGTTTGCTTGATAATCCCGCAGGGCAAGAGGGCGGCATCTTACCCAGTCCGACTGAGGCAATGGCAGCGCTGACGGATTTGAAAGCGCAGCTGATAGCAAGGGGCGAGGCGACTGAATTATTCGCCAAACCTCGTGGTGATGGTTTGGACAGTGTACTGGGTAATTTAGAGCAGACGGTGTTTGGCGAGCCTGCATACCCGACCATCGAGAGTAAAGCGGCGCATTTACTGTACTTTATGGTCAAAAACCATCCTTTTACCGATGGTAATAAACGCAGCGGCGCTTTTTTGTTTGTAGATTTTCTGCATCGGAATAATCGACTGCTCAATGATAAAGGTGACATGGTTATTAATAACACCGGGCTTGCCGCATTAACCTTGTTGGTTGCCGAGTCTGACCCCAACCAAAAAGAAACCTTGATTAAATTGATTATGAATATGCTGTCATTAGAATCTTGA
- a CDS encoding helix-turn-helix domain-containing protein: MRLKQANHILKTKSYVTIDEVAHRVGYGDQGYFASIYKQHFGYTPRDTPSTG; this comes from the coding sequence TTGCGTTTAAAGCAGGCCAATCATATTTTAAAAACCAAAAGTTACGTAACCATCGATGAAGTGGCGCATAGAGTCGGTTATGGTGACCAAGGTTACTTTGCAAGCATTTATAAGCAGCATTTCGGTTATACGCCGCGAGATACTCCAAGTACAGGATAG